One window of Botrimarina mediterranea genomic DNA carries:
- the flgG gene encoding flagellar basal-body rod protein FlgG, giving the protein MSFQSLYTAATGMQAMETKLDVIANNLANNNTTAFKRDRANFEDLLYRQYRLPGSQDTDGNITATGVDVGLGVRVSSTQADFNQGAMQNTGNQLDIAIEGNGFFEVTGPNGQTLYTRAGNLNVNANGQLVLGSATLGYLLNPPVTIPQEATSVVIDPTGEVRYSEAGVEQYAQAGTITLATFVNPDGLLKMGDNLFAPTPASGNANSNQTPGQQGVGTLQQGFLEASNVEPTTELIDLINTQRSFELNSQMIRAGDEIMQLISNLRR; this is encoded by the coding sequence ATGTCCTTCCAATCTCTCTACACCGCCGCCACCGGCATGCAGGCGATGGAGACGAAGCTGGACGTGATCGCCAATAATCTGGCGAACAACAACACGACCGCCTTCAAGCGGGACCGCGCCAACTTCGAAGACCTGCTTTATCGGCAGTACCGCCTCCCCGGTTCGCAAGACACCGACGGCAATATCACGGCGACAGGAGTCGATGTGGGTCTCGGCGTCCGTGTCTCGAGCACCCAAGCCGACTTCAACCAAGGGGCGATGCAGAACACGGGCAACCAGCTCGACATCGCCATTGAGGGCAACGGGTTCTTCGAGGTCACGGGCCCTAATGGACAGACCCTCTACACCCGCGCTGGCAACCTCAACGTTAACGCCAACGGCCAACTCGTCCTTGGCTCCGCGACGCTGGGCTACCTGCTCAACCCGCCGGTGACGATCCCGCAGGAAGCGACTTCGGTCGTGATCGACCCTACTGGCGAAGTTCGTTACTCCGAGGCCGGTGTTGAGCAGTACGCCCAAGCCGGAACGATCACGCTCGCCACCTTCGTCAATCCCGATGGCCTGTTGAAGATGGGCGACAACCTGTTCGCCCCGACGCCGGCCTCTGGCAACGCCAACAGCAATCAAACGCCGGGCCAGCAGGGCGTCGGCACTTTGCAGCAGGGCTTCTTGGAAGCGTCCAACGTCGAACCCACGACCGAGCTGATCGACCTGATCAACACGCAGCGGAGTTTCGAACTCAACTCGCAGATGATCCGCGCCGGTGACGAGATCATGCAGCTTATCTCCAATCTGCGTCGTTAG
- the flgA gene encoding flagellar basal body P-ring formation chaperone FlgA encodes MRFALVILITFAASLTATAADITLREEAAAVPGVLVRLGDVATIRGVGAEVLAEAPLMPSPAPGTSQHLSAGAVRDLLKAQGVDPGRHEFRGAYRIQVTTPLGKSAPAFGDAATSAAPAPLGDSSMAFRVRTGAAVPMTATDVIRQASPRQSKTVEDAIKAAIQQTLDGRRQAGEPRLAVRSVEVTSTTVNELLEKIGQPLTAAIASTSGPQAGPLQCKVWPAEGLADEPYLILADLVEQPMRAVATTPLSRGALVTASAVRLEPTPLEEIGRSGAVGFASLEEAISKETTRPIRVGEVYSDLNTAPPLMVRKNDVVKVVSGGGGVMVTMHMNATQDGRTGDLIVVKTIDGDERFAARVVGPRRLSVLAGGPVQLGGLQ; translated from the coding sequence ATGCGTTTCGCCCTCGTCATCCTGATCACCTTCGCCGCGTCGCTCACCGCGACGGCGGCGGACATTACGCTTCGCGAAGAGGCGGCGGCCGTACCGGGCGTGCTAGTGAGGTTGGGCGACGTCGCGACGATTCGTGGCGTGGGCGCCGAGGTGCTCGCCGAGGCGCCTCTGATGCCGAGCCCCGCCCCGGGAACCTCGCAGCACCTGTCCGCCGGCGCGGTGCGTGACTTGCTGAAGGCCCAGGGAGTTGATCCCGGCCGTCACGAGTTCCGCGGCGCCTACCGCATCCAAGTGACGACACCCCTTGGCAAGTCTGCCCCGGCTTTCGGCGACGCAGCAACGAGCGCGGCGCCGGCGCCTCTTGGCGACAGCTCGATGGCTTTCCGTGTTCGCACGGGCGCCGCTGTTCCCATGACGGCGACCGATGTGATCCGTCAGGCGAGCCCCCGCCAATCGAAGACCGTTGAAGACGCGATCAAGGCGGCGATTCAGCAGACGCTGGATGGCCGCCGTCAAGCGGGCGAGCCGCGACTAGCGGTGCGGAGCGTCGAGGTGACTTCGACGACGGTGAACGAACTGCTCGAGAAGATCGGTCAGCCGCTGACGGCAGCGATCGCTTCCACCAGTGGTCCGCAGGCCGGGCCCTTGCAGTGCAAGGTCTGGCCAGCCGAGGGGCTGGCCGATGAGCCGTATCTCATTCTCGCCGATCTGGTCGAACAACCGATGCGGGCGGTGGCGACGACGCCTCTCTCGCGCGGCGCATTAGTGACGGCCTCGGCGGTGCGGCTCGAGCCGACGCCGCTCGAGGAGATTGGTAGGAGCGGCGCCGTTGGCTTCGCGTCACTCGAAGAGGCGATCAGCAAAGAGACCACGCGACCGATCCGCGTCGGTGAAGTCTACTCCGATCTTAACACGGCTCCGCCGTTGATGGTCCGCAAGAACGACGTCGTCAAAGTCGTCAGTGGCGGCGGCGGCGTTATGGTCACGATGCACATGAACGCCACCCAGGACGGCCGCACGGGCGACCTGATCGTCGTCAAGACGATCGACGGCGACGAGCGGTTCGCGGCGCGTGTCGTCGGGCCGCGTCGGCTGTCGGTGCTCGCTGGCGGACCTGTCCAGCTAGGAGGTCTGCAATGA
- a CDS encoding flagellar basal body L-ring protein FlgH, protein MNRFLMTLSIVACCSGVARSQEGSLAFTAAPTNAATPNLTNSSFIYQTLPPEAMTRPLEVQSIIQVLVDYRAVTETDGNSQTRRTGSYSAALTNWLRFDGKSIKPAPQNDGSPTISGTLNSQMRTQNDMDQSEAVTFTMAATVVDIQPNGNLVIDGTSEIRINEEVWMVYISGTVPREAIGPDRVVRDSSIANKRIHKYEKGMIHDGYARGWLGRWYGKYKPF, encoded by the coding sequence ATGAATCGCTTCTTAATGACGCTGTCCATCGTCGCTTGCTGCTCGGGAGTCGCCCGGTCGCAGGAAGGGAGCCTCGCCTTCACGGCGGCGCCCACCAATGCCGCAACGCCCAACCTCACCAACAGTTCGTTCATCTATCAGACGCTCCCGCCAGAGGCGATGACCCGCCCGTTGGAGGTGCAGAGCATCATCCAGGTGCTGGTTGACTACCGGGCAGTCACTGAGACCGACGGTAACAGCCAGACCCGCCGCACCGGATCGTACAGCGCGGCGTTGACGAACTGGTTGCGGTTCGACGGCAAGAGCATCAAGCCCGCCCCGCAGAACGACGGCTCCCCGACGATTTCCGGCACGCTCAATAGCCAGATGCGGACGCAGAACGACATGGACCAGTCCGAGGCCGTGACGTTCACGATGGCCGCCACGGTTGTCGACATCCAGCCGAACGGGAACCTGGTGATCGATGGGACGTCGGAGATCCGCATCAACGAAGAGGTGTGGATGGTCTACATCTCCGGCACCGTCCCGCGCGAGGCGATCGGTCCTGACCGTGTCGTGCGGGATTCGTCGATCGCCAACAAGCGGATTCACAAGTACGAGAAGGGCATGATCCACGACGGATACGCCCGCGGCTGGCTCGGCCGTTGGTACGGCAAATACAAGCCTTTCTGA